The Candidatus Methylacidiphilales bacterium genome includes the window GGTATCAATCACACTCTCGTAACCCCAGACATCATTGAGCAGGCGGTCCCGGGTCTGTACCCGGCCGCGACGTTCCATCAAGATGGCCAGAAGGCGGAATTCCGTAGCGGTCAGGTCGATCCGTTCACCCCGCACCAGCACTTCATGACGGCTGTGGTCCAAGTGCAGATCCCCGACTTTGATCCGTTCCTGCTTATCCCCGCCGGCCTGGCTGCGACGCAGGACGGACTGGATGCGCAGCAGGAGCTCGCGCGGACTGAAGGGCTTGGTGACGTAGTCATCGGCCCCCAATTCGAGGCCGACGATGCGGTCCACCTCGTCGGATTTGGCCGTGAGCATGATGATCGGGATCTTGGCCGTGCCGGCCTCGCGCTTCAGGGCCTTGCAGACTTCCAGGCCGGACATTTTGGGCAACATCAAGTCGAGGACGATCAGGTTGGGGGACTCGGACTTGGCTTTGGCCAGTCCGGCCTCCCCATTGTCCGCTGTCAGAACTTTGTAACCCTCACCCCTCAGATTCATCGCCACCAGATCGGCCACATCCGGTTCGTCATCGATGATAAGAATTTTGGAACCCATAGGGACGGGAAGAGCTTTCCAAGAAGGCTACAGACGGCAAGCCTCGCTATGTTAAAATCCCATGACAAGTCGGTTTCAGCGCCTCTGACGGAGTATGGCAAAAAAAGAGCGGGAGCGCGCAAGGAGGTGGGTCACATGAAAGTCCCACGAGGAAACGCGCTCCCGCTCCAATAGTCTACAGGTGTTGGACCTTTTCACACAAAAAACGTTCAAAATTAGTTTGATTTGAGTTTTTGAACCGACAGGCGGTTTCCCTTGCCCACCTGCTTTCCCACCCAGCGCGCATAATCCGGATCCACTGCCGATAGGACCCAGGCCAGGATTTCCGGGACCTCATAGGGATGGTGTTGTCGGATGACGCCAAAAAGGTCCTTTCTGGCTTGGGCGGTGGTTTTACACAGGAGCCCGACTTCGCGAGCCTTTTGCCGCTTGTTTTTCCAAACATAATGCGACTCCCACCCGGGACAGAGGGTGGCGCAGGCGGCCGTGCCGGAGTCCAGGATGGCAGCCGCCAATCGCCGGGCCGCACCTGCATCCGGCAGGGTGGTGAGGACACAGAGTACCCGGGGAATCCGGCCTGGGTATGGATTCTTCACGATGCTTTCCGGAAAAAGTTGCGCTGCTTTTCCGAGACGGGAAGCCCGGTCTTTTCCATCACTTGGAGCAGATCCTCCCAAACCTTGCGCTTTTCCAGAACACTTTCGTTGCGAAGCAAGTAGGCTGGATGATAGGTCGGCATGACGGGGATGCCCTCCCATTCCATCCACTCCCCACGCATTTTCATGATCGGTGCCCGTGGCAACGAAAACAACCCTTCCACAGCGGTGGCGCCCAAGGCCACGATGGCCTGCGGGCCGATGACGGAAATCTGCGACCGCAGGTAGGGCAGGCAGGCCGCCATTTCTGCCGAAGTCGGCTTGCGGTTGCCCGTCGCCCCCTCGGGCATGTCCGGTCGATACTTGCAGACGTTGGCGATGTACACCCCGGAACGCTGCAGGCCCATCGCCTGGATCATTTTCGTAAGCAATTGCCCCGCCCGCCCGACGAAGGGTTCTCCTTGGAGATCCTCCTCTTCACCGGGAGCCTCACCGACGAAGAGGATGGCGGCGTCGGGAGAACCCACACCAAAAACCATGTTTTTGCTCCGCTGGAAGAGCATCCGGCACTGGGTGTCGGCCTGGATCGCAGCAGCGATGAAGTCCAGTCGCTGCTGCTTGGTCCCCTCGGGGAGTGCGAGGGGAGCGACCACCGCTGGACGGGATGGAGTTTGCAAACGCTCCCGGGCGTTTGAAGGACTCGAGGATGGAGAGGCCACCCTGCGCGACGTCACCACGGGCGCCGATTCGGTCGTGGTGCGGGGGGTGGGCCGGGCTGGAGCCGGTGTTGATGTCGTCCCCGGACGTCGGTAGGCCCGCAAGACCGCCAC containing:
- a CDS encoding response regulator yields the protein MGSKILIIDDEPDVADLVAMNLRGEGYKVLTADNGEAGLAKAKSESPNLIVLDLMLPKMSGLEVCKALKREAGTAKIPIIMLTAKSDEVDRIVGLELGADDYVTKPFSPRELLLRIQSVLRRSQAGGDKQERIKVGDLHLDHSRHEVLVRGERIDLTATEFRLLAILMERRGRVQTRDRLLNDVWGYESVIDTRTVDTHIRRLREKLGPLADYVETVRGVGYRMSESIPA
- the cutA gene encoding divalent-cation tolerance protein CutA; its protein translation is MKNPYPGRIPRVLCVLTTLPDAGAARRLAAAILDSGTAACATLCPGWESHYVWKNKRQKAREVGLLCKTTAQARKDLFGVIRQHHPYEVPEILAWVLSAVDPDYARWVGKQVGKGNRLSVQKLKSN
- a CDS encoding uracil-DNA glycosylase: MNLPGHELLTAYLQSRYRLGERELELPAPVVAVLRAYRRPGTTSTPAPARPTPRTTTESAPVVTSRRVASPSSSPSNARERLQTPSRPAVVAPLALPEGTKQQRLDFIAAAIQADTQCRMLFQRSKNMVFGVGSPDAAILFVGEAPGEEEDLQGEPFVGRAGQLLTKMIQAMGLQRSGVYIANVCKYRPDMPEGATGNRKPTSAEMAACLPYLRSQISVIGPQAIVALGATAVEGLFSLPRAPIMKMRGEWMEWEGIPVMPTYHPAYLLRNESVLEKRKVWEDLLQVMEKTGLPVSEKQRNFFRKAS